A genomic window from Scatophagus argus isolate fScaArg1 chromosome 17, fScaArg1.pri, whole genome shotgun sequence includes:
- the LOC124075058 gene encoding LOW QUALITY PROTEIN: chitin synthase chs-2-like (The sequence of the model RefSeq protein was modified relative to this genomic sequence to represent the inferred CDS: inserted 3 bases in 2 codons), with protein sequence MFHLKAPFATITMEEEREMPKRPWDSVREVPTIEDEQTPWKMIKLLKILTLCVIGVMVFGLALCSKASFLLLITLSNEGTKSLPDDQKPVALLCIGCALITSSVLLLLKSIWKACYKTSKIPSKTTAALVLFFELMVSLGAAILTIVAMPHLDIVTNITILNAVAILSALLQVVAQCTAKERNRFLVPSITAFILILIGYVLFLFLYIMKDPTDTKMLIWVGLAVGGSFLVSFNWWESYFRLISKNSNSVFLKNLCKDIKQCQNILHILSSLLRIAVTACVLGAFVPLTELDWDVVTAIPSRQTRIIVIIIGVQLVSSALCHWFAVVACKMHVVRRCFILPLYLASLAVVVLFIVPVIVYYQDYRISLNGTASINFTGYCNVVVDGRDQNLNGSVFPHLVLDVTHTLCFLDMSKITDIGILTGSAVAWYLGLVLATLHLWYLNVHRIQRTQDLFIRRLYEGTFIEQSLLLNTRFDIQTTGKGKKSRTIDTAMVYLCATMWHETYDEMMNIIISIFRLDKYRPKTNTKSNDFTFEAHIYFDDAFVPVEGSDVYHLNEYATNLVEILAEVYGIFTSIDDKFFKKTQQIPDQKILKTPYGGRLVVTMPHGNNIVVHFKNKDFIRHKKRWSQIMYLYYLLGWKLMTKYYIRRQKGDSEKELQEEAKREKQNTYLLALDGDTDFQPAAVMLLIDRLKMYPRVGAACGRIHPTGSGPAVWFQKFEYAVSHWLQKTAEHVFGSVLCSPGCFSLFRAEALMDDNVMKRYSTKSMEASHYIQYDQGEDRWLCTLLLKQGWRVEYNAASDAYTNAPEEFKELYNQRRRWGPSTMANVVDLLGSSNIISKRNPSMSKLFMFYQLFSLTSAILAPATICLLLAGSFTFLTDMNPSGALVLAVIPPAIYLGLCFKLKSDTQITIAAILSVIYAFLMLVVTIAIIGSMVKDRTILTPSSIFVVAMAIIYIITAIMHPQEIQLVFHGFLYILCIPSAYLLLTIYSMTNMNNVSWGTRESKPAAGAATPAATTPQTKAQKAKSSFHQLCSWWKCCKKSSQGSTEEQLSVRQENLIPQQPELQPQNTIVEDARIQEEQQRQVEPVLLLPPGWVTQLKNASTDMQLQEDSLDQAEGDFWKELIEKYLQPLPDNKEKQKKIASDLRQLRNKINFAFFILNGMWLVATFTLQIFGXLLPHHVPKVDLNLQSTGEVITIDPIGFMFILGFALSXIIQFFAMFYHRVYTLAHYVAFLETEPKENRPEPERPQQSATTTDSVSEADSTSMSSFPDESEPEDSEDEFYSHLYYRRHDGGTMV encoded by the exons ATGTTCCACCTGAAGGCTCCATTTGCGACGATCAccatggaggaagagagagagatgccaAA GAGGCCGTGGGACAGCGTTCGAGAGGTCCCCACCATTGAAGATGAACAGACGCCATGGAAGATGATCAAACTATTAAAGATCCTGACTCTGTGTGTCATCGGTGTGATGGTGTTTGGATTGGCGCTATGTAGCAag gcttccttcctcctcctcatcaccttGTCCAACGAGGGCACAAAGTCCCTCCCGGATGACCAGAAACCCGTCGCTCTGCTGTGTATCGGATGCGCTCTCATCACTTCAAGTGTTCTCCTACTTCTCAAAAGCATATGGAAGGCGTGttacaaaacatcaaaaataccAAGCAAAACAACTGCTGCGCTG GTTCTCTTCTTTGAGCTCATGGTGTCTCTGGGTGCAGCGATCCTCACGATCGTGGCAATGCCACACTTGGACATTGTGACCAACATAACGATACTGAACGCTGTGGCCATCCTCTCTGCGCTCCTGCAGGTGGTCGCTCAGTGCACTGCCAAAGAAAGGAACCGCTTCCTGGTGCCATCCATCACCGCCTTCATCCTCATTTTGATCGGTTACGTGCTGTTCCTCTTCCTATACATCATGAAGGATCCCACTGATACCAAAATGTTAATTTGGGTGGGTCTGGCAGTTGGTGGGTCCTTCTTGGTGTCTTTCAACTGGTGGGAGAGCTACTTCAGACTGATCAGCAAGAACAGCAATTCTGTCTTCCTCAAGAACCTGTGCAAAGACATCAAACAGTGCCAAAACATATTGCACATCTTGTCCAGTCTGCTCAGGATCGCAGTGACCGCCTGTGTGCTCGGAGCCTTCGTCCCTCTGACCGAACTGGACTGGGACGTAGTGACCGCCATCCCGAGTCGTCAGACAAGAATTATAGTCATCATCATTGGGGTCCAGCTGGTCTCCTCTGCCCTCTGCCACTGGTTTGCAGTGGTAGCCTGCAAGATGCACGTCGTGCGGCGATGCTTCATCCTGCCTTTGTACCTGGCCTCTCTGGCTGTTGTGGTTCTCTTCATCGTCCCTGTCATCGTTTACTATCAGGACTACAGAATAAGTCTGAACGGGACAGCAAGCATCAACTTCACAGGCTACTGCAATGTGGTGGTGGATGGAAGAGACCAAAACTTGAACGGCAGTGTGTTCCCACATCTGGTGTTGGATGttacacacactctgtgtttcCTGGACATGTCCAAGATAACCGACATTGGCATACTGACAG GTTCAGCAGTGGCCTGGTACCTCGGTCTCGTGTTGGCCACCCTCCATCTGTGGTACCTCAATGTGCATCGCATCCAGAGAACCCAAGACCTGTTCATTCGGAGGCTGTATGAAGGAACCTTCATCGAGCAGTCGCTGCTCCTCAACACCCGATTTGATATCCAGACCACAGGGAAGGGGAagaa GTCCAGGACAATTGATACGGCAATGGTGTATCTGTGTGCGACAATGTGGCATGAGACCTACGATGAGATGATGAACATCATCATCTCAATATTCAG acTGGACAAGTACAGAccaaagacaaatacaaagtcAAACGATTTCACCTTTGAAGCCCATATCTACTTTGATGACGCATTCGTACCCGTTGAGGGGAGTGACGTGTATCACCTCAACGAATACGCAACAAACCTTGTGGAAATCCTCGCTGAAGTTTATGG CATTTTCACAAGCATCGATGATAAGTTCTTCAAAAAAACGCAGCAGATCCCTGATCAGAAGATCTTAAAGACGCCATACGGAGGTCGTCTTGTGGTCACCATGCCTCATGGGAACAATATTGTTGTTCACTTCAAGAACAAAGACTTCATCCGCCACAAAAAGAGATGGTCTCAG aTCATGTACCTTTACTATCTTCTGGGCTGGAAACTCATGACCAAATATTACATACGCCGGCAGAAGGGAGACAGCGAGAAGGAGCTGCAAGAAGAGGCCAAG AGGGAGAAGCAAAACACCTACCTACTGGCTCTAGACGGAGACACAGACTTCCAGCCAGCCGCTGTGATGCTGCTCATCGATCGTCTGAAAATGTACCCACGTGTCGGGGCAGCATGTGGCAGGATTCACCCCACTGGATCAG GTCCTGCTGTGTGGTTCCAGAAGTTTGAGTACGCCGTCAGTCACTGGCTCCAGAAGACGGCAGAGCACGTGTTCGGCAGTGTGCTCTGCAGTCCCGGCTGCTTCAGTCTGTTCAGGGCAGAGGCGCTGATGGATGACAACGTGATGAAGAGATACTCCACCAAGTCCATGGAGGCGAGCCACTACATTCAGTACGACCAAG GCGAGGACCGCTGGCTGTGTACTCTGCTGCTGAAGCAGGGATGGAGAGTGGAGTACAACGCGGCGTCTGATGCTTACACTAACGCACCTGAGGAGTTCAAAGAACTCTACAATCAG CGTCGGCGATGGGGACCATCCACAATGGCCAACGTGGTGGATCTGCTGGGCTCCAGCAACATAATTTCCAAGAGGAACCCATCCATGTCCAAACTCTTCATGTTCTACCAGCTGTTTTCCCTCACTTCAGCCATCCTGGCCCCCGCAACCATCTGCCTTTTGCTCGCAG GTAGTTTCACCTTCCTCACAGACATGAATCCCAGTGGTGCTCTGGTCTTGGCTGTGATACCTCCAGCCATCTATCTGGGACTTTGCTTCAAGCTCAAGTCGGACACTCAGATCACAATCGCAGCGATCTTGAGTGTCATATATGCATTTCTCATGCTGGTGGTGACGATCGCTATCATCG GCTCAATGGTGAAGGACCGAACGATCCTGACACCCAGCAGCATCTTTGTCGTCGCCATGGCCATCATTTACATCATCACTGCCATAATGCATCCTCAGGAAATTCAGCTAGTTTTCCATGGCTTTCTCTACATCCTCTGCATCCCCAGTGCCTATCTGCTACTCACCATTTACTCCATGACCAACATGAACAACGTGTCCTGGGGCACCCGAGAGTCGAAACCTGCCGCTGGAGCTGCCACACCAGCAGCCACCACCCCGCAGACAAAGGCCCAGAAAG CCAAAAGCTCCTTCCACCAACTCTGCTCTTGGTGGAAATGTTGTAAAAAATCGAGCCAGGGATCTACAGAGGAACAGCTCAGTGTCCGCCAGGAGAACCTGATCCCACAGCAGCCTGAACTCCAGCCCCAAAACACTATTGTTGAGGATGCAAGGATCCAGGAGGAGCAACAGAG GCAAGTCGAGCCTGTGTTGCTCCTTCCTCCAGGTTGGGTGACACAATTAAAGAATGCGTCCACTGAcatgcagctgcaggaggactCACTTGACCag GCGGAGGGGGACTTCTGGAAAGAACTTATAGAGAAGTACCTGCAACCTCTGCCCgacaacaaagagaaacagaaaaagattgCCAGTGACCTGCGACAGCTGAGAAACAAG ATAAACTTCGCCTTCTTCATCTTGAACGGCATGTGGCTGGTGGCGACATTCACCCTCCAGATCTTCGG CCTCCTTCCCCATCACGTCCCCAAGGTCGACCTCAACCTTCAGTCGACCGGAGAAGTCATAACTATCGATCCCATTGGCTTCATGTTCATTCTGGGATTCGCTCTGT GTATAATCCAGTTCTTTGCCATGTTTTACCACAG AGTCTACACCCTGGCACATTACGTGGCCTTTCTGGAAACGGAGCCCAAAGAGAACAGACCCGAACCAGAGAGACCCCAACAGTCAGCCACGACG ACTGACTCTGTTTCTGAAGCCGACTCCACCTCCATGTCCAGCTTCCCGGACGAGTCTGAACCCGAAGACAGTGAGGACGAGTTTTACTCACACTTGTACTACAGGCGGCATGATGGAGGGACTATGGTGTGA
- the slc39a7 gene encoding zinc transporter Slc39a7 isoform X2 → MGCVRLLALTVVTSAVLLLVSRSAIAHSHSHGDHGHHHHGHSHGEDDHSHGSQVKMFHGASKWSAEANLPPQEEEHHGHAHDHGHAHSHDHGHAHSHDHGHAHAHDHGHAHQEDVVRVHKEDSGHGHSHGGERVKREAEKRDVVELWMQAIGATLLISAAPFLILFLIPVQSNSDQHQNLLKVLLSFASGGLLGDAFLHLIPHALEPHSHHGEDHGHSHESEESHDHGHSHGAAHGHMMSVGLWVLGGIIAFLVVEKFVRLLKGGHGHGHSHGHAHDAAKEKDSDGEEEKEKKKKEGKGSKDEKVPKKGEKKSTDIKVSGYLNLAADFTHNFTDGLAIGASFLVGPTVGAVTTLTILLHEVPHEIGDFAILVQSGCTKRKAMCLQLLTALGALAGTACSLLAEGVGAAATAWILPFTAGGFVYIATVTVLPELLAGRSSFGQSLMEILAMLFGVGMMVLIAEYE, encoded by the exons ATGGGCTGCGTACGTCTGCTGGCACTGACAGTGGTCACATCTGCAGTACTCCTGTTAGTCTCCCGCTCAGCCATCGCTCATAGCCATTCCCATGGCG ACCACGGCCACCATCACCACGGCCACTCCCACGGAGAAGACGATCACTCTCACGGCTCTCAGGTGAAGATGTTCCACGGAGCGAGCAAGTGGAGCGCCGAGGCCAACCTGCCTCCACAGGAAGAGGAGCACCACGGACACGCCCACGATCACggacacgcacactcacacgaCCACggacacgcacactcacacgaTCATGGACACGCACATGCCCATGATCATGGACATGCTCATCAGGAGGATGTCGTTCGTGTCCACAAGGAGGACAGTGGACACGGACACTCACACGGAGGGGAGAGGGTGAAGAGGGAGGCGGAGAAGCGGGACGTGGTGGAGCTCTGGATGCAG GCTATCGGAGCGACGCTGCTCATCAGTGCGGCTCCTTTCCTCATCCTGTTTCTGATCCCGGTCCAGTCCAACAGCGACCAGCACCAGAACCTGCTCAAGGTGCTGCTCAGCTTCGCCTCAGGTGGGCTGCTGGGTGACGCCTTCCTCCACCTCATTCCCCACGCTCTGG AGCCCCACTCCCACCATGGAGAAGATCACGGACACTCGCACGAAAGCGAAGAGTCACATGACCACGGTCACTCCCACG GAGCTGCCCACGGTCACATGATGTCGGTGGGCCTGTGGGTCCTCGGTGGGATCATCGCCTTCCTGGTTGTGGAGAAATTTGTGCGCCTGCTGAAGGGAGGCCACGGCCACGGACATTCCCACGGCCACGCACACG ATGCCGCCAAGGAAAAGGACAgtgatggagaagaagaaaaggaaaagaagaagaaagaggggaaaggAAGCAAAGATGAGAAGGTGCCAAAGAAAGGGGAGAAGAAGAGCACAG ACATCAAGGTGTCAGGATACCTGAACCTGGCAGCCGACTTCACACATAATTTTACCGACGGCCTGGCAATCGGAGCGTCGTTCCTGGTTGGTCCGACAGTTGGGGCCGTCACCACCCTCACCATTCTGCTGCACGAGGTCCCACATGAGATCGGAGACTTTGCCATCCTCGTCCAGTCCGGCTGCACCAAAAGAAAG GCCATGTGTCTACAGCTGCTGACGGCCCTGGGAGCTCTGGCCGGCACAGCTTGCTCCCTATTGGCCGAGGGCGTGGGCGCCGCGGCGACCGCCTGGATCCTGCCGTTCACCGCCGGCGGTTTTGTTTACATCGCGACAGTGACCGTGCTCCCGGAACTGCTGGCGGGACGCTCCAGTTTCGGCCAGTCTCTGATGGAGATCCTGGCCATGCTGTTCGGGGTCGGCATGATGGTGCTGATCGCTGAGTACGAGTGA
- the slc39a7 gene encoding zinc transporter Slc39a7 isoform X1 has protein sequence MGCVRLLALTVVTSAVLLLVSRSAIAHSHSHGDHGHHHHGHHHHGHHHHGHSHGEDDHSHGSQVKMFHGASKWSAEANLPPQEEEHHGHAHDHGHAHSHDHGHAHSHDHGHAHAHDHGHAHQEDVVRVHKEDSGHGHSHGGERVKREAEKRDVVELWMQAIGATLLISAAPFLILFLIPVQSNSDQHQNLLKVLLSFASGGLLGDAFLHLIPHALEPHSHHGEDHGHSHESEESHDHGHSHGAAHGHMMSVGLWVLGGIIAFLVVEKFVRLLKGGHGHGHSHGHAHDAAKEKDSDGEEEKEKKKKEGKGSKDEKVPKKGEKKSTDIKVSGYLNLAADFTHNFTDGLAIGASFLVGPTVGAVTTLTILLHEVPHEIGDFAILVQSGCTKRKAMCLQLLTALGALAGTACSLLAEGVGAAATAWILPFTAGGFVYIATVTVLPELLAGRSSFGQSLMEILAMLFGVGMMVLIAEYE, from the exons ATGGGCTGCGTACGTCTGCTGGCACTGACAGTGGTCACATCTGCAGTACTCCTGTTAGTCTCCCGCTCAGCCATCGCTCATAGCCATTCCCATGGCGACCACGGCCACCATCACCATGGCCACCATCACCACGGCCACCATCACCACGGCCACTCCCACGGAGAAGACGATCACTCTCACGGCTCTCAGGTGAAGATGTTCCACGGAGCGAGCAAGTGGAGCGCCGAGGCCAACCTGCCTCCACAGGAAGAGGAGCACCACGGACACGCCCACGATCACggacacgcacactcacacgaCCACggacacgcacactcacacgaTCATGGACACGCACATGCCCATGATCATGGACATGCTCATCAGGAGGATGTCGTTCGTGTCCACAAGGAGGACAGTGGACACGGACACTCACACGGAGGGGAGAGGGTGAAGAGGGAGGCGGAGAAGCGGGACGTGGTGGAGCTCTGGATGCAG GCTATCGGAGCGACGCTGCTCATCAGTGCGGCTCCTTTCCTCATCCTGTTTCTGATCCCGGTCCAGTCCAACAGCGACCAGCACCAGAACCTGCTCAAGGTGCTGCTCAGCTTCGCCTCAGGTGGGCTGCTGGGTGACGCCTTCCTCCACCTCATTCCCCACGCTCTGG AGCCCCACTCCCACCATGGAGAAGATCACGGACACTCGCACGAAAGCGAAGAGTCACATGACCACGGTCACTCCCACG GAGCTGCCCACGGTCACATGATGTCGGTGGGCCTGTGGGTCCTCGGTGGGATCATCGCCTTCCTGGTTGTGGAGAAATTTGTGCGCCTGCTGAAGGGAGGCCACGGCCACGGACATTCCCACGGCCACGCACACG ATGCCGCCAAGGAAAAGGACAgtgatggagaagaagaaaaggaaaagaagaagaaagaggggaaaggAAGCAAAGATGAGAAGGTGCCAAAGAAAGGGGAGAAGAAGAGCACAG ACATCAAGGTGTCAGGATACCTGAACCTGGCAGCCGACTTCACACATAATTTTACCGACGGCCTGGCAATCGGAGCGTCGTTCCTGGTTGGTCCGACAGTTGGGGCCGTCACCACCCTCACCATTCTGCTGCACGAGGTCCCACATGAGATCGGAGACTTTGCCATCCTCGTCCAGTCCGGCTGCACCAAAAGAAAG GCCATGTGTCTACAGCTGCTGACGGCCCTGGGAGCTCTGGCCGGCACAGCTTGCTCCCTATTGGCCGAGGGCGTGGGCGCCGCGGCGACCGCCTGGATCCTGCCGTTCACCGCCGGCGGTTTTGTTTACATCGCGACAGTGACCGTGCTCCCGGAACTGCTGGCGGGACGCTCCAGTTTCGGCCAGTCTCTGATGGAGATCCTGGCCATGCTGTTCGGGGTCGGCATGATGGTGCTGATCGCTGAGTACGAGTGA
- the LOC124074669 gene encoding major histocompatibility complex class I-related gene protein-like, producing MRNLFVLLLFCPVAFTVKHSLKYFLTATSGVPNFPEFVGAATVDDVQVGYCDSNIKTAKPKQDWMRKLLKHDPQHLEWYALKCSGNQQVFRANIDSLKQRLNQSGGVHILQRMNGCEWDDETGEVIGFNQYGYDGEDFIALDLETLTWTAPTPQAVMTKLRWDTDKARLEYNKNYYIQKCPDWLKKYVEYGKSFLQRTERPSVSLLQKTPSSPVSCHATGFYPERATLSWRKDGEELHEDVELGEILPNHDGTFQMSAELKLSSVTPEDWSRYTCVFQLSGVKQEIVTKLDKADIRTNWAEESSHMIVSIFAAVFVPAAIAAAGLIVYCRRRRRGI from the exons ATGAGGAACTTATTTGTGTTGCTGCTCTTTTGTCCCGTTGCATTTACAG tcaaacactccctgaaatattttctgactgCAACTTCTGGAGTCCCAAACTTTCCAGAGTTTGTGGGTGCTGCGACGGTTGATGACGTTCAGGTGGGCTACTgcgacagcaacatcaagacAGCCAAACCCAAACAGGACTGGATGAGGAAATTACTAAAGCATGACCCACAACACCTGGAGTGGTACGCGCTTAAGTGTTCTGGTAATCAGCAGGTCTTCAGAGCCAACATAGACAGCTTGAAACAACGACTGAACCAAAGTGGAG gtgTCCACATTTTACAGAGGATGAACGGCTGTGAGTGGGATGATGAGACTGGAGAGGTTATTGGTTTTAATCAGTACGGTTATGACGGAGAAGACTTTATAGCACTGGACCTGGAGACGCTGACATGGACCGCTCCAACGCCACAGGCTGTAATGACCAAACTCAGATGGGATACTGACAAAGCTCGGTTAGAATACAATAAAAACTACTACATCCAAAAATGCCCTGACTGGCTAAAGAAGTATGTGGAGTATGGGAAGAGCTTTTTGCAGAGAACAG AGCGtccctcagtgtctctcctccagaagactccctcctctccagtcagCTGCCACGCTACAGGTTTCTACCCTGAGAGAGCcacactcagctggaggaaagatggagaggagcttCATGAGGACGTGGAGCTCGGAGAGATCCTCCCCAACCACGATGGAACCTTCCAGAtgagtgctgagctgaagctttcatcagtcacacctgAGGACTGGAGCAggtacacctgtgtgtttcagctctcaggTGTGAAGCAGGAGATCGTCACCAAACTGGACAAAGCAGACATCAGGACCAACTGGG CTGAGGAGTCCAGTCACATGATCGTCTCcatctttgctgctgtgtttgttcctgCTGCCATCGCTGCAGCTGGATTGATCGTTTactgtaggaggaggaggagaggaatatGA